The following DNA comes from Corynebacterium urogenitale.
GCCCCGAGGGCTGCGCTCCAGCGGCGATCACTTGCGCCGCCAGCGCTGCGATCATCACACCATTGTCCGTGCACAGGGCAAACGGCGGAATGTGTAGGTAGATTCCCGCGGATTTGCACCGCTGCAGAAGCAAGCCACGCAGACGGGAGTTAGCGGACACACCGCCGCCAAGCAGCATCGTGGTTGCGCCGACGTCCTTTGCCGCCCGCACAGCCTTGGCGGTCAAAACGTCGCACACTGCCTCCTGGAAGCTGGCGCACACATCCTCAATGGGAATGGTGCGCCCCTCCCGCTCGGCAGTTTCCACGTAGCGGGCCACGGCCGTTTTGAGCCCGGAGAAGCTGAAGTCGTAGCGCGCATCCTGCTGGCGCATCATGGCACGAGGGAACGAAATGGCCTTCGCGTTACCCTTCGCTGCCAACTTGTCGATAATCGGACCACCGGGGTAGCCCAATCCTAGGAGTCGGGCGACCTTGTCGTAGGCCTCACCCGCGGCGTCATCTAACGTGCCGCCCATCTCCTCCATTGGTTTGCCCACACCACGAACGTGGAGAATCTGGGTGTGGCCGCCGGACACCAGCAGGGCAATCGCGTTGTCAAGGTCACCCGGCGCGGCGTGCTCTTCGCGCCCCTCACTGTCCTCTGTCACTAGCAGGTCCACGGCCACGTGCCCACCCAGGTGATTGACGCCATAAAAAGGCACCTTCCACGCGGCAGCGTAAGCCTTCGCTGCGGCGGCCCCGACTAGCAGCGCGCCAGCCAAGCCCGGCCCCACTGTAGCGGCCACCGCATCCGGCTTATCGAAGGCACTCGTCGGCAGGCCTCGGGCTGCTCTATCAGCACGGAGATCCCTTAAAGCTTGGCGCATCGTCGGCACCATCGCTTCCAGGTGTGCACGGCTGGCAATCTCCGGCACCACGCCACCAAAACGGGCGTGCTGTGTCATGGAGGAGGCCACCCTGTTGCTGATCATCCTCACCCGGCACGGCCCATCCACCTCCTGACCCGCAGCGTTATCGTGCGTGAGCTCAACGATTCCCACACCAGTCTCGTCACAGGAGCTTTCCACCCCGAGGATGATCATGCCGCGAGTATCACGGACACCTTCGGCGCTGGCCGGTGGCGTCGCGTCGCGCTGAATCTCCGCGGCTACCGCTTCGCCTTCCCCACCGAAGGACGGGCGCACCATCACGTAGGCATCCGCTCCCGAGGGCTGGTAATAGTTCTTGCGCACGCCCACCGCCCGGAAACCATAGCGTTCATAGAGCCCCACCGCGGGGGCATTATTCGTGCGCACCTCGAGGAACACTTGGCCACCGATACCATCAACCTTGCGCAGCGCCTCCACCATCAATCGGTGGGACAAACCCAAGCCCTGAGCCTCGCGGCGCACAGCAACGGTGTGAATTTCCCATTCGGGATCGTCGCTCGGGCCGTTTTTCGCCAATCCCAGATAACCCAGCAGCTGACCATCCCGGCGGATACCGATGTAGTGGGTGTTCACCGCAGACAGCTCCGCACGGATGCCTTCGAGGCTCCACGGCGAATCCTCGGCGAAGAGGTCCCGCTCGATCTCCTCCATCTCGGCCGCCGCGCTCTGGTCAAGCCGTACGGTGCGGAGCTCCTCTTCCTGCTCGACGCCACCCTGGTCGCCGTCCTCAGCCATAGCTCCAAAATCCAAAGCTGATGACACGGGCTTCGCCTTCGGCTCCACGGCGTCGGGGCGGCGTAGGTACAGGGCTCGCAGTGGCTCTCCGGGGGTGAGCAGGGTACGAGCCGAAGCAGCAGTGAAGCCTCCGTTGGTCAGCAGAGCCGCGCGCACTAGCCCCTGCGGTGTCGGCAGGGCATCGCGGTCGGCGATCTCGCTCCCAGCAAGTGCTTCGTGATCCGCCAGCGACTTCGCCACGATGATGGGAGTTTCAACTCCCTGCCGAGCCATAATCACATCCGGCTTATCGACGAACGGTCCCTCGACTGCGAACAGCGTATCGCCGTCCTTTCGGTAGTGGCCGCCGTACCACTCTCGCCGGCGGGCGTCCGTGAGCACCAGCACCTCAGTCAGCTCACTAGTCGCCGCGATAGCTGCTAGCGATTCCACTCCGTGAACAGGAATCGACAGAGCATCGCCGAAAGCCTGGGCTGTGGCCATCCCCACACGCAAGCCAGTAAAAGGCCCAGGACCAGCGCCCACCACCACAGCCGAGAGTTCCTCAGGTTCCAGGCCTGCCTCCGCGAGACAATCCACAATGTTGGGGGTCAGCAGCTCCATATGACCGCGCGGATTATCCACGATTCGCTCGGAGACTGTGTTCAGCGCACGTGGATCGCTTTCGGGAATCTCCACGATGCCGGCAACGACGTAAGCGGAGGACGTATCAACGGTCAAGACATGCATGGGGCAGATTCTATCGCTGCCACGGCATAGTCTTATAGCCAGCGCCAGCTGACCCTTCGTGCTTCATCATCGGTGCCAGCCTCCGTTGCGCGCGAGATCTCCACGTCAAGGACCTTGTCCGAGAGACTCTCCACCACACCGCGGCCCCACTCCGCCACGAGGACCACCTCGTCGAGGTCAGCGTCCAGATCCAGAGATTCGAGCGCATCCAACACCACGTCACGATCAACGTGCTTGCCTGGTTCAATGCTCTGGGCTACGTCTTCCCCAAGGAGGCGGTAGGCATCCATGTGGAGCAGACCCGTGCCACTCGCGCCCGGTTTATGCGTACGCACAATGGTGAAGGTGGGCGATTGCACGCGCCCCTTGACTCCCATACCCTCGGCAATGCCCTGCGTCAGGGTGGTTTTGCCAGCACCCAGTGGACCGGTGAGCACAATCACCGTTCCAGCCTCCACCTGGCTGCCCAGTGCACGGCCAATCTCCCGCATATCCTCAGCGGTTTCTGCAGCCGCGACTGCTGGCGTCGAGGGGGAAGGAAGCGCCGGCGTGGAAACGGGGAGATAACGACACTGCACGCGCCCTCGCGGCATGGTGAGAACCTCGTAGGCGATGGTTCCGGCGATGGTGCTGAACTCGTCCAGAGAGGTGCCGCCATCCCCGAAAATCACGGCCCAATCCCCAGGGCGTACGTCGTGGTCGGCAGCGCGGGGATCATCCGAATCATCGAGGGAAATGACGATCTGGTCCATGCAGACGCGCCCAATCTGCGGGTAGCGCACGCCATCGATTGTCACGGAGAACCGGCCGGAGATGCTCCGCGGGAGGCCATCTGCGTAGCCCAGAGCCACGACAGCTGTGCGTGTGTCCTTCTCAGCTCGCCACAGGTGCCCATAGCTCACGCCCTCGCCAGCCGGCACCACGCGCGTGGTGAGGACGCGGGCGCGCAAGGTCATGGTGGGGCGCAGATCGATACCCAGCGGCTGCTCCATCGGGTCCACGCCGTAGATTCCCACTCCGGTGCGCACCATCTCGTGATGCAAGTCTTTGCGTGTCACCGTTGCCGGTGTGTTGGCCAGGTGATTAGTCGGCACCAGCAGCCCCTGTTCACGGCAGTAATCGATGGCTGCTTGGAAGCGCTCGCCCTGTAGATCCGTGGTCGCCTTCGCCGCCGGGGAATCCGCGCTGGCCAGGTGGGTCATCAAGCCCGTGATGCGAACCTCACACTTCTGTTCTGCCTCGGCGACCAGTGAGACAACCTGTTCCCATTCCTGTGGCCCGACTCCACTGCGGCTCAAGCCAGAATCAAACATGAGGCTGGCGGTGGGCGGCGTGAACAGATCCGCTGCGCGAGCCGCCTCAAGGAATGCGCGAGTGTGAGCCAAGGACGGCAGGCCGAGGGTGATGTTGTGCTCGAAAACGGCGGCGAGTTCCTCGCCTGGGTACCACATCCACGCAGTGATCGGCGCTGTGCAACCATTCGCACGCACCTCGAGCGCCTCCCCGATGGTCGCCACGCCAATCTGCGTGGCGCCCGCCCCGAGCACGGTGTCCACAACCTGCCGGACACCGTGGTTGTAGCCATCCGCCTTGACCACGGCCATCACTTCCGCCGGGGAGGCTATCCCCGCCAAGGTGCGCACATTGTGTGCCAGCGCATCCAGGTCAATGACCAACTCCGCGAGGGTATGGTCATCGGGCGTCGCGGGGTCGAGGTTGTCCTTGCTCATAGGACTAACACTAGACCCACGCCGGTGGCCGTCCGATTCCACGGTCTTATTCCACGGTCACAGACTTGGCCAGGTTGCGTGGCTTGTCGATGTCCTCGTTACCGCACTCGCGAGCAATGTAGGCGGCGAGGAACTGCAGCGGGATGGTGGACAGAATCGGCTGGACCAGGGTCGAGGTTCGTGGGATTTCCAGCAAGTAGTTGGCGAAAGGCCGTACCGCCTCATCCCCTTCCTCGGCGACGACGATGGTCTTCGCACCACGGGCACGGATCTCCTGAATATTGGAGACGATCTTGGAGTGCAAGACCGGGCGACCGTGCGGGCTCGGAACCACGACGACCACCGGCAAGTCATCTTCGATGAGCGCGATCGGGCCGTGCTTGAGCTCGCCTGCAGCAAATCCTTCAGCGTGGATGTAGGCCAGTTCCTTGAGCTTCAGCGCACCTTCCAAGGCCACAGGGAAGCCCACGTGGCGACCGAGGAAGAGCATCGTACCGACAGCACCCAGCTCCTTGGCGAGGTTGTACACCTGATCATGTAGTTCGAGAGTCTTCTCAATCTTTGGTGACAGGTTCTCCAGCTCTTCGAAGATCGTGGCGATCTCATCGGAGTATTTGGTGCCGCGTGCTTGAGCCAGTGCCAGGCCGACAACGTAGTTCGCTGCAACCTGAGCGAGGAATGCCTTGGTGGAAGCCACACCGATCTCTGGGCCGGCGTGGGTGTAAAGCACCGCGTCGGACTCGCGAGGAATCTGGGAGCCATTGGTGTTACATACGGCCAGGACACGCGCACCCTGCGTCTTCGCGTGACGCACAGCCTCGAGCGTATCGGCGGTCTCACCGGACTGTGATACGGCGACGACGAGGGTCTGCCGATCGAGAACCGGATCGCGGTAACGGAATTCAGAGGCCACTTCGATCTCCACTGGCACGCGCACCCAGTGCTCGATGGCGTACTTGGCCAACAGGCCGGAGTGGTAGGCGGATCCGCAGGCGACCACGAAGACCTTTTCGATCTGTCGGAGATCATCGTCCGACAGACGCTGTTCGTCGAGGATGACTCGGCCATTGACAAAGTGGCCAGCCAGCGTGTCGCGAACTGCCGCGGGCTGCTCATGGATTTCCTTCATCATGAAGGAGTCGTAGCCATCTTTCTGTGCAGCCTCGAGGTCCCAATCGAGGGTGAACGGCTTGCCCTCGACTTCGTTGCCCTGGAAATCGTAGATCTTGTAGGAATCTGGGGTGATGACGACCGCGTTATCCTGCCCCAGCTCAACGGCCTGCTTGGTGCGGTCAATAAACGCCGCAACGTCGGAACCGATGAAGTTTTCTCCATCACCCACGCCAACGATCAGTGGGGTGGAACGACGACCGGCAATGATGCGGTCCGGGGCATCGACGTGCGTGAACAGCACAGTGAACGCACCTTCGAGCCGAGACAGAACGCTCAGAGCGGAGGCTTGGAAGTCACCCTTGGTCTCGCCGGTGTTGTAGGCGAGTGCGAAGAGGTGGGCGGCGACTTCGGAATCAGTTTCGGAGCTGAGCTCGATGCCGGCGGCTTCAATTTCAGCTCGCAGAGTCGCAAAGTTTTCGATGATGCCGTTGTGAACAACGGCAGCCTTGCCATCGTAGGACTGGTGTGGGTGCGCATTGACATCGTTCGGGCGACCGTGGGTTGCCCACCGGGTATGCCCGATGCACGTCGTGCCCTTGAACTTGTCGCGGCCAATGTCGTCGATGCGATCGAGGAGGTTGGCGAGCTTGCCTTCCTTCTTCTCAAGGTGGAGTTTGCCTGGCTCCACTACGGCGATACCGGCGGAGTCATAGCCACGGTATTCCATGCGCTCGAGAGCGTCCAGACCAATCTGGAGCGCATCGGCGTTTCCAACGTAACCAACGATTGCACACATAGGGGACAGGATACACGGGAGAGGAAAAATCCAGTGAAGCCCAGCCACCGAAAATGTCGGATCTGGTTCGCAGTTCTTCGGCTGCTGTGACACCTGTTCCTTGGCTTTCGGAGGACAGCTGAATCGTTGTCCTTTGAAGAGGGATTCCGAAGGTTGTTCGAATTATTGTTGAACTAATTCTGGGGCAACCATCTGCACCGGTATTGTGCGTCCGATAGGCTTAGACACCGTGGCAGACAAACTTAAAAACCTCGTTCCTGCTCTCGGTAAGCGCGGCCCGCACCGAGTGCTCACCGGCGACCTCTCTTTCGCTGGCATCCCAGGCCGCCTTTATGTCCCTGCTGAAGGCAAGGGCATTCCCGGTGTGGCGTTCGGCCATGATTGGCGTGTGGGCGTCGATGGTTACCATGCCACGCTGCGTCACCTAGCGAGCTGGGGTATTGCAGTGGCAGCCCCAGATACGGAGAAGGGGTTCGTCCCCAACCACCGTGGTTTCGCTGCCGATCTTGAGACGGCGCTGCAAATCCTTGCTGGGGTTCGCCTGGGCAATGGGAACGTCACGGTTCAGCCGAATAACCTCTTCCTCGCAGGGCACGGCATGGGCGCATCGGCAGCTGTGTTGGCAGCGACGGATCGCACGAGCCGGGAGAAGGCAGGCAAGCGTGGCAATGCTCCTGCGTTGTCCGGCGTGATCGCTATCTACCCTTCCGATACTTCCCCTAGTGCCTACGAGGCTGCGAAGCACGTCGATGCTCCTGGATTGGTGCTCGCTGCTGGCGCCCTCCTAGATGTGCCATCGGGCAACCCTGAGCGAATGGCTGCGAATTGGAAGGGCGATGTCATCTACCGCAGGCTGCTCAAGGCCTCGGCCGCTGGTTTCCACGAGAAGCTGGCCCGCAAGATGCTCATCGGCCAAGGCACCCCGGAGTTCGCAAACCAGGAGTTCGCACGCTCGCTCATGACGGGCTTTATCCTCGCCGAGGAAGACAAGAAGTACGCGACATTCCGCAGCAGCGACGAGCAGCTGAAGAACACAGAAGTGGTCAATCAGCTGCAACTAGCTCGTGAGCTTCCGGAGAATGCAGACGTTGTCGATAGCCTCCAGAAGCTGCTCAAGTAGCAACCCGTCGAAAACAGCGCTTAGTCGTCATCGAAGATCATCGGTCCCCGCGCGGTGCGTCTGTCACTGCCCCGACTGCGGAGCCGGTGATCTTTTCCTGTCTCTCCTTCCTCTCCGACACCCCCACGGTTCCGAGTTCGCGCCATGTCTTTCAGCGCAGCAGTGTGTCGCGCTAATTCATCTTCGAATTCCTGAACACTCTTTTCCATCTGTGCAAGGTATCCGTCCACGATGGACTGGTAGCGCTGTGGATTCACCATGAGCCGCTCCTCTCTAGGCTGATCGGCTGATTAGTAGTTGCCGGTGTGCTCATCGTGCTCGCAGCTGTAACCTCGACTTCTAGGGAGGCAGCTCCGCTGACCCAGATATCTGGAGTCCATGACGGCGCATCCCCCTGAGGCACTTGTGCTTTAGGTACATCGTCAACCGCGCTGCCTGGCGACTGCACCTCTGGAGCAGCCTCCGAGGCTGCCTCCGGAAGCGGAGCTGGCGCCGGTGGCGCATCACCCGGTGACGGGGCTTGCGAAGCCTGTGCTTCGGGTGCCACCGACTCCGGGTTTGGCACCGCACCTTCCGGAACCGACGGGTGCTTGCTCTTGTCAAAACCCTGCTCGGTGTTCTCCACTACCTGTGGTTCTTGCTCTGGTGTCACAGTAGGTTCCGCCGTTGGTGTTTGCAGGTCAGGAGGACAATCACTGTGTGTTTGTTTTTCCTGAGGTTCCAGAGGGCAATCATGCGGCGCATCCTCCGCGGTCTGCTCCGGCGGGCACTCCTGCGCTACCGGCTCTATCTGAGGTGGAAAGCCAGGCTCTGGCGGGCAGTCATGTGGCGTGCCTTCCGCAATTGGTTCCGGTGGGCAGCTATGCGCCACAGGCTCAGCATGTGGCGAGGAGACCAGCTCCGGCGGACAAAGCAACCCCTGTACCGAGCCCATAAACTCCTGCCAGGCACCGGCAGCCAGCTGTACTCCTTGATGAAGAATCTTCTGCGCATGCAATGGGTCGATCAAGGGCGGGCACGCACTGCTCGCGACGCTCCCCGAACTAGGTACCACGGGGACGTGGTGCGAAGGTTCCTGAGGTGGCAACTGGGGTGGCAGCTGAGGTGACGGTGGAGAAGCTGACGGAACATTGTGCCCTCCCGAGGGCGGGCAGTTCTCCGGTACGGAGATCGGCGCTGCCCCCGCAGTCTGCGTACTCACCTCACACGGAGCAGCCTCCACCTTCGGTGGCGGCGTCTCAACACTCCCGGGTGTCGTTGCGGGGACAGGCTCCG
Coding sequences within:
- the glmS gene encoding glutamine--fructose-6-phosphate transaminase (isomerizing), with protein sequence MCAIVGYVGNADALQIGLDALERMEYRGYDSAGIAVVEPGKLHLEKKEGKLANLLDRIDDIGRDKFKGTTCIGHTRWATHGRPNDVNAHPHQSYDGKAAVVHNGIIENFATLRAEIEAAGIELSSETDSEVAAHLFALAYNTGETKGDFQASALSVLSRLEGAFTVLFTHVDAPDRIIAGRRSTPLIVGVGDGENFIGSDVAAFIDRTKQAVELGQDNAVVITPDSYKIYDFQGNEVEGKPFTLDWDLEAAQKDGYDSFMMKEIHEQPAAVRDTLAGHFVNGRVILDEQRLSDDDLRQIEKVFVVACGSAYHSGLLAKYAIEHWVRVPVEIEVASEFRYRDPVLDRQTLVVAVSQSGETADTLEAVRHAKTQGARVLAVCNTNGSQIPRESDAVLYTHAGPEIGVASTKAFLAQVAANYVVGLALAQARGTKYSDEIATIFEELENLSPKIEKTLELHDQVYNLAKELGAVGTMLFLGRHVGFPVALEGALKLKELAYIHAEGFAAGELKHGPIALIEDDLPVVVVVPSPHGRPVLHSKIVSNIQEIRARGAKTIVVAEEGDEAVRPFANYLLEIPRTSTLVQPILSTIPLQFLAAYIARECGNEDIDKPRNLAKSVTVE
- the tsaD gene encoding tRNA (adenosine(37)-N6)-threonylcarbamoyltransferase complex transferase subunit TsaD, whose product is MHVLTVDTSSAYVVAGIVEIPESDPRALNTVSERIVDNPRGHMELLTPNIVDCLAEAGLEPEELSAVVVGAGPGPFTGLRVGMATAQAFGDALSIPVHGVESLAAIAATSELTEVLVLTDARRREWYGGHYRKDGDTLFAVEGPFVDKPDVIMARQGVETPIIVAKSLADHEALAGSEIADRDALPTPQGLVRAALLTNGGFTAASARTLLTPGEPLRALYLRRPDAVEPKAKPVSSALDFGAMAEDGDQGGVEQEEELRTVRLDQSAAAEMEEIERDLFAEDSPWSLEGIRAELSAVNTHYIGIRRDGQLLGYLGLAKNGPSDDPEWEIHTVAVRREAQGLGLSHRLMVEALRKVDGIGGQVFLEVRTNNAPAVGLYERYGFRAVGVRKNYYQPSGADAYVMVRPSFGGEGEAVAAEIQRDATPPASAEGVRDTRGMIILGVESSCDETGVGIVELTHDNAAGQEVDGPCRVRMISNRVASSMTQHARFGGVVPEIASRAHLEAMVPTMRQALRDLRADRAARGLPTSAFDKPDAVAATVGPGLAGALLVGAAAAKAYAAAWKVPFYGVNHLGGHVAVDLLVTEDSEGREEHAAPGDLDNAIALLVSGGHTQILHVRGVGKPMEEMGGTLDDAAGEAYDKVARLLGLGYPGGPIIDKLAAKGNAKAISFPRAMMRQQDARYDFSFSGLKTAVARYVETAEREGRTIPIEDVCASFQEAVCDVLTAKAVRAAKDVGATTMLLGGGVSANSRLRGLLLQRCKSAGIYLHIPPFALCTDNGVMIAALAAQVIAAGAQPSGLDVDTDPSLEVEIPVVAGRE
- the alr gene encoding alanine racemase, giving the protein MSKDNLDPATPDDHTLAELVIDLDALAHNVRTLAGIASPAEVMAVVKADGYNHGVRQVVDTVLGAGATQIGVATIGEALEVRANGCTAPITAWMWYPGEELAAVFEHNITLGLPSLAHTRAFLEAARAADLFTPPTASLMFDSGLSRSGVGPQEWEQVVSLVAEAEQKCEVRITGLMTHLASADSPAAKATTDLQGERFQAAIDYCREQGLLVPTNHLANTPATVTRKDLHHEMVRTGVGIYGVDPMEQPLGIDLRPTMTLRARVLTTRVVPAGEGVSYGHLWRAEKDTRTAVVALGYADGLPRSISGRFSVTIDGVRYPQIGRVCMDQIVISLDDSDDPRAADHDVRPGDWAVIFGDGGTSLDEFSTIAGTIAYEVLTMPRGRVQCRYLPVSTPALPSPSTPAVAAAETAEDMREIGRALGSQVEAGTVIVLTGPLGAGKTTLTQGIAEGMGVKGRVQSPTFTIVRTHKPGASGTGLLHMDAYRLLGEDVAQSIEPGKHVDRDVVLDALESLDLDADLDEVVLVAEWGRGVVESLSDKVLDVEISRATEAGTDDEARRVSWRWL
- a CDS encoding dienelactone hydrolase family protein, producing MADKLKNLVPALGKRGPHRVLTGDLSFAGIPGRLYVPAEGKGIPGVAFGHDWRVGVDGYHATLRHLASWGIAVAAPDTEKGFVPNHRGFAADLETALQILAGVRLGNGNVTVQPNNLFLAGHGMGASAAVLAATDRTSREKAGKRGNAPALSGVIAIYPSDTSPSAYEAAKHVDAPGLVLAAGALLDVPSGNPERMAANWKGDVIYRRLLKASAAGFHEKLARKMLIGQGTPEFANQEFARSLMTGFILAEEDKKYATFRSSDEQLKNTEVVNQLQLARELPENADVVDSLQKLLK